In Hemicordylus capensis ecotype Gifberg chromosome 3, rHemCap1.1.pri, whole genome shotgun sequence, one DNA window encodes the following:
- the LOC128351693 gene encoding uncharacterized protein LOC128351693 yields the protein MTVASAVGGTPVSTASGPKPLGEKGDTKAREGQRAQQPRLEKGPSPIKIPVLRRLLRDYPNRERARYIEDGFVKGFRIPCQSRRVHSFARNLKSVRGMEHIVAKKIAKEVSLGRVLGPFDRLPLPTLRVSPLGVVPKKAPGEYRLIHHLSYPRGDSVNDGIPADLCSVRYTSFDEAVAMIRGCGPRALMAKCDIESAFRLLPVHPDDFDLLGFAFKGGFYIDRALPMGCSVSCAAFEAFSSMLEWALRRRAGLRSSAHSLDDFIFGEREGSGQCLHLLRSFRALCGDLGVPLAKDKTEGPTTKLTFLGIELDTVGQLSRLPGDKLSIMRELLRECREARKVTLRKLQLLVGHLNFACRVVAPGRPFLRRLCDAMVGCNRPHFLIRVSTAMREDMGLWLRFLESFNGVSFWRSSQLLEADFQVQSDAAGGLGFGLYLRGRWCAERWPGSWSERGITRDLTFLELFPIVVAVHIWAESFKDSVVRFWCDNLAVVQIINSQTSKSQRVMGLVRALVLTCLRHNTLFTAQHVPGVQNEVADALSRFQMQRFRKLAPGAAKEPEQGLSRLGRGRPGSAQESSYWAIPSFSGHASGRRAPTLEPSLVWGVGPLWSGLAGGACGGPSSCRCCTSSWKGILSRMSCCCILEATTWWTSLAFRSQDRLPRTWWSPSPGARGWWSSGLTSLSGESGGGR from the exons ATGACTGTGGCTTCTGCGGTGGGCGGCACGCCAGTATCTACTGCCAGCGGGCCAAAGCCCTTAGGGGAAAAGGGGGATACCAAGGCCCGGGAGGGGCAAAGGGCCCAGCAGCCAcggctggaaaagggccccagcccaattaaaatCCCGGTGCTCCGGAGGCTGCTGCGTGACTACCCCAACAGGGAGCGCGCACGCTATATTGAGGACGGTTTTGTGAAGGGGTTTAGGATTCCGTGCCAATCCAGGCGGGTCCATAGTTTTGCACGCAACCTAAAATCGGTTAGGGGGATGGAACACATAGTAGCGAAAAAGATAGCcaaggaggtgtctctggggagggtgctgggcccctttgacaggctgccactgccaacattgcgggtatcccctttgggcgtgGTCCCTAAGAAGGCGCCGGGAGAGTATAGGCTTATccaccacctgtcctacccaAGGGGCGACTCGGTTAACGATGGGATACCGGCGGACCTTTGCTCAGTACGGTATACATCGTTTGATGAGGCTGTGGCCATGATCAGGGGCTGCGGGCCTCGGGCACTGATGGCGAAGTGCGACATTGAATCCGCCTTCCGCCTCCTGCCCGTGCACCCTGATGACTTTGACCTTTTGGGCTTCGCATTTAAAGGGGGATTTTACATCGACAGAgccctccccatgggatgctcggtctcctgtgcggcctttgaggctttcagctcTATGCTGGAATGGGCACTGCGCCGGAGGGCGGGGCTACGCTCCTCCGCTCACTCTTTAGATGACTTTATTTTCGGAGAAAGGGAGGGCTCTGGCCAATGCCTACACTTACTGCGCTCATTCAGGGCACTCTGCGGGGATCTGGGGGTGCCACTGGCTAAGGACAAGACAGAGGGCCCGACCACGAAGCTTACATTTCTGGGGATAGAGCTGGACACGGTGGGACAGCTCTCACGCCTCCCCGGGGACAAGCTCAGCATCATGAGGGAATTGctcagggaatgcagagaggctAGGAAGGTAACGCTACGCAAATTGCAATTGCTGGTTGGCCACCTGAACTTCGCTTGCAGGGTGGTGGCTCCAGGCCGCCCCTTTCTAAGGCGCCTGTGTGACGCCATGGTGGGGTGTAATCGACCCCATTTCCTCATTAGGGTGTCTACCGCCATGAGGGAGGATATGGGGCTCTGGCTCAGGTTCCTGGAGTCCTTTAATGGGGTGTCATTCTGGCGTTCTTCCCAGCTGCTCGAGGCCGACTTCCAGGTTCAGTCAGACGCCGCGGGCGGCCTTGGGTTCGGCCTGTACCTGAGAGGGCGCTGGTGCGCGGAACGATGGCCGGGCAGCTGGTCGGAACGGGGAATCACAAGGGATCTCACCTTCCTCGAActcttccccattgtggtggcggtGCACATTTGGGCCGAGTCCTTCAAGGACTCGGTCGTGCGTTTCTGGTGCGATAATTTGGCCGTGGTTCAGATTATTAATAGCCAGACTTCCAAATCACAGAGGGTGATGGGGCTGGTGCGGGCCCTGGTTCTAACATGCCTTCGCCATAACACGCTCTTCACCGCCCAGCATGTTCCAGGGGTGCAGAACGAGGTggcagatgccctgtctcgcttccAGATGCAGCGCTTCCGGAAGCTGGCACCTGGAGCCGCCAAGGAGCCCGAGCAG GGCCTCAGTCGGCTGGGCCGAGGGCGGCCGGGCAGCGCGCAAGAGTCCTCATACTGGGccattccttcattttctgggcacgcAAGTGGGCGCAGAGCGCCGACCCTGGAACCCAGCTTGGTTTGGGgcgttgggccactgtggagtggcttggccggcggggcatgcggagggcccagttcctgccgatgctgcacgagttcctggaagggaatcctgtcccggatgtcctgctgctgcattttggaggcaacgacctggtggaccagtctggcatttcgctctcaagacagattgcccaggacctggtggtcGCCCTCTCCTGGTGCCCGGGGCTGGTGGTCATCTGGTCTGACATCACTCAGCGGCGAGTCTGGAGGGGGGCGGTGA